From Camelus ferus isolate YT-003-E chromosome 15, BCGSAC_Cfer_1.0, whole genome shotgun sequence, the proteins below share one genomic window:
- the YPEL5 gene encoding protein yippee-like 5: MGRIFLDHIGGTRLFSCANCDTILTNRSELISTRFTGATGRAFLFNKVVNLQYSEVQDRVMLTGRHMVRDVSCKNCNSKLGWIYEFATEDSQRYKEGRVILERALVRESEGFEEHVPSDNS, from the exons atgggTAGGATTTTCCTCGATCATATCGGTGGTACCCGCCTGTTTTCCTGCGCAAACTGTGATACGATCCTGACCAACCGCTCAGAACTCATCTCCACTCGGTTCACAGGCGCCACTGGCAgagcatttctttttaacaag GTAGTTAACCTGCAGTACAGTGAAGTTCAAGACCGGGTTATGCTCACTGGCCGCCACATGGTTCGAGATGTGAGCTGCAAAAACTGCAATAGCAAACTGGGCTGGATCTATGAGTTTGCCACTGAAGACAGCCAGCGTTATAAGGAAGGCCGTGTGATCCTGGAACGTGCTCTAGTTCGAGAAAGTGAGGGTTTTGAGGAGCATGTACCATCTGATAACTCttga